In the Shewanella sp. OMA3-2 genome, one interval contains:
- the ilvG gene encoding acetolactate synthase 2 catalytic subunit — MEVGQKMRGADAVIKVLAAHGVTTVFGYPGGAIMPIYDALYGSPVEHLLSRHEQGAAFAAVGYARASGKTGVCFATSGPGATNLITSLADALLDSVPLVAITGQVSTSVIGTDAFQEIDVLGMSLSCTKHSFMVTDINELIPTLYRAFEIAASGRPGPVLVDIPKDIQIAELEYKTPLQSIEVELQAKQADLDSAAELIKTAKKPMLYVGGGVGMAGAVAHLRQFIAQTKIPSVATLKGLGSIAHDAPGYLGMLGMHGGKAANLAVQECDLLIVVGARFDDRVTGRLASFASNAKVLHLDIDAAELGKLRQPDVAIAAELRVVLPALAEAVVDAVHIQPWLQDIADMSRQYKWNYNHPGELIFAPSMLRRLANKLPEDSVVCCDVGQHQMWVAQHMWFRRPEDHLSSAGLGTMGFGLPAAIGAQVARPNATVVTVSGDGSFMMNVQELTTIKRRKLPVKILLVDNQKLGMVKQWQQLFFEERYSETDLSDNPNFVLMASAFDIPGRTITRADQVEQALDEMINTQVHLCCMCRLMMLSTFGH, encoded by the coding sequence ATGGAAGTAGGGCAAAAAATGAGAGGCGCAGACGCCGTAATCAAAGTGCTAGCCGCACATGGCGTCACCACAGTGTTTGGTTACCCTGGTGGGGCTATTATGCCGATTTATGATGCCCTTTATGGCAGCCCTGTTGAGCATTTGTTAAGTCGACACGAACAAGGCGCAGCCTTTGCGGCAGTTGGGTACGCCAGAGCCAGTGGTAAAACGGGTGTCTGTTTTGCCACATCAGGACCTGGTGCCACAAATTTAATCACCTCGCTTGCTGATGCATTACTTGATTCTGTGCCGCTAGTGGCGATTACTGGCCAAGTATCCACTAGTGTCATTGGGACCGACGCCTTCCAAGAAATAGATGTGCTGGGGATGTCACTGTCCTGTACCAAACACAGTTTTATGGTTACAGACATCAACGAGCTGATTCCTACTTTGTACCGTGCCTTTGAAATTGCAGCTTCTGGACGACCAGGACCAGTGTTAGTCGATATTCCCAAAGATATCCAAATAGCTGAACTTGAATACAAAACCCCTCTGCAATCTATTGAAGTTGAGTTACAAGCCAAACAAGCTGATCTTGATTCCGCCGCTGAATTAATCAAAACAGCCAAAAAACCTATGTTGTATGTTGGCGGTGGAGTCGGTATGGCTGGTGCCGTCGCCCATTTACGTCAGTTTATTGCTCAAACCAAAATACCGTCAGTAGCCACCTTAAAAGGGCTTGGCAGTATTGCCCATGATGCCCCAGGTTATCTGGGTATGTTAGGCATGCACGGCGGTAAAGCAGCTAATTTAGCCGTACAAGAATGTGATTTATTAATTGTAGTCGGCGCACGTTTTGATGACCGTGTCACCGGCAGGTTAGCCAGTTTTGCCAGTAATGCCAAAGTGCTCCATTTAGATATCGATGCCGCCGAGCTGGGTAAGCTACGCCAACCCGATGTGGCCATAGCGGCTGAACTGCGTGTTGTATTGCCAGCTTTAGCTGAAGCGGTCGTTGATGCGGTGCATATTCAACCGTGGTTACAAGATATTGCCGACATGTCACGTCAATATAAATGGAACTATAACCACCCAGGTGAACTGATTTTTGCCCCTTCTATGTTACGCCGCTTAGCTAATAAGTTACCGGAAGATAGTGTGGTTTGTTGTGATGTCGGTCAGCACCAAATGTGGGTGGCGCAACATATGTGGTTTAGACGTCCTGAAGATCACTTGTCTAGTGCTGGCCTTGGCACTATGGGATTTGGCCTTCCAGCCGCCATTGGTGCACAAGTTGCTAGACCTAATGCCACTGTGGTCACAGTATCTGGCGATGGTTCGTTTATGATGAACGTGCAAGAGTTAACCACCATCAAACGCCGTAAATTGCCGGTTAAAATTTTACTGGTTGATAACCAAAAATTAGGTATGGTGAAGCAGTGGCAACAACTCTTTTTTGAAGAACGTTACAGCGAAACCGATTTATCAGACAACCCAAACTTTGTGTTAATGGCATCGGCATTTGATATCCCAGGGCGGACGATTACCCGCGCAGACCAAGTCGAACAAGCTTTAGATGAAATGATTAATACCCAGGTCCATTTATGTTGCATGTGTCGATTGATGATGCTTTCAACGTTTGGCCATTAG
- the ilvC gene encoding ketol-acid reductoisomerase: MANYFNSLNLRQQLSQLAQCRFMDRSEFVDGCNYIKDWNIVILGCGAQGLNQGLNMRDSGLNISFALRPQAIAEKRASWQKATDNGFTVGTFEELIPAADLVLNLTPDKQHTDVVNTVMPLMKQGATLSYSHGFNIVEEGMQVRSDITVVMVAPKCPGTEVREEYKRGFGVPTLIAVHPENDPNGDGLDIAKAYASATGGDRAGVLLSSFIAEVKSDLMGEQTILCGMLQTGAILGYEKMVADGVEPGYAGKLIQQGWETVTEALKHGGITNMMDRLSNPAKIKAFDMAEELKEILAPLFAKHMDDIISGEFSRTMMEDWANDDANLLKWRAETNETAFENSPVSSEHIDEQTYFDKGIFLVAMIKAGVELAFDTMVASGIVEESAYYESLHETPLIANTIARKRLYEMNVVISDTAEYGCYLFNHAAVPLLRDYVNAMSPEFLGSGLKSTSTGVDNLRLIEVNDAIRNTDVEFVGAELRGYMTEMKSIVEAS, from the coding sequence ATGGCTAACTATTTTAACTCTCTGAATTTACGTCAACAATTATCTCAACTAGCACAATGTCGTTTCATGGACCGCAGTGAATTCGTAGACGGCTGCAATTATATTAAAGATTGGAACATTGTTATTTTAGGTTGTGGCGCTCAGGGTCTTAACCAAGGCTTAAACATGCGTGACTCTGGCTTGAATATTTCTTTCGCCTTACGTCCACAAGCCATTGCAGAAAAACGTGCATCTTGGCAAAAAGCCACCGACAACGGTTTTACCGTAGGTACCTTTGAAGAGCTTATACCTGCTGCTGATTTAGTGTTAAACCTTACGCCTGACAAACAGCACACTGATGTTGTTAATACGGTTATGCCATTAATGAAGCAAGGTGCAACATTATCTTACTCTCACGGTTTTAATATCGTTGAAGAAGGCATGCAAGTGCGTTCAGACATTACCGTGGTCATGGTTGCGCCTAAATGTCCGGGTACTGAAGTGCGTGAAGAATATAAGCGTGGTTTTGGTGTACCAACATTGATAGCTGTTCACCCAGAAAATGACCCAAATGGTGATGGCTTAGACATTGCTAAAGCCTATGCTAGTGCAACTGGTGGCGATCGTGCTGGTGTATTACTGTCATCATTTATTGCTGAAGTTAAGTCAGACTTAATGGGTGAGCAAACCATTTTATGTGGCATGTTACAAACGGGTGCCATTTTAGGTTACGAGAAAATGGTTGCTGACGGTGTTGAGCCAGGCTATGCCGGTAAACTTATCCAACAAGGTTGGGAAACCGTTACCGAAGCGCTTAAGCATGGCGGCATCACTAACATGATGGACCGTTTATCTAACCCAGCTAAAATCAAAGCGTTTGATATGGCTGAAGAATTAAAAGAAATTCTTGCACCATTATTTGCTAAGCATATGGACGACATTATCAGCGGTGAATTCTCTCGCACTATGATGGAAGACTGGGCGAATGATGATGCTAATTTACTAAAATGGCGCGCTGAAACCAACGAAACCGCATTTGAAAATTCACCGGTTTCAAGTGAGCACATTGATGAGCAAACTTATTTTGATAAAGGCATCTTCTTAGTTGCCATGATCAAAGCAGGTGTAGAATTAGCATTCGATACCATGGTTGCTTCGGGTATTGTTGAAGAGTCAGCTTATTACGAGTCGTTACATGAAACACCGCTAATTGCCAACACGATTGCACGTAAGCGTTTGTATGAAATGAACGTTGTTATTTCAGATACCGCTGAATATGGTTGTTACTTATTTAACCATGCCGCAGTGCCGTTACTACGTGACTACGTTAATGCCATGTCACCAGAGTTTCTAGGTAGCGGTTTAAAGTCAACTTCTACAGGTGTAGATAACCTTCGCTTAATTGAAGTCAATGATGCCATTCGCAATACCGACGTTGAGTTTGTAGGTGCAGAGCTTCGTGGCTATATGACTGAGATGAAAAGTATTGTTGAGGCCAGCTAA
- the ilvM gene encoding acetolactate synthase 2 small subunit, with product MQHNLEITVKQCPEVLERVLRVTRHRGFKVTEMKMHTKDDNNLAINLWVEAERAIELLSNQLDKLIDVTQCKVLPVAAPLDKTVNA from the coding sequence ATGCAACATAATCTTGAAATAACCGTAAAGCAATGTCCAGAAGTACTCGAGCGTGTATTACGCGTGACCCGTCACCGTGGCTTTAAAGTGACTGAAATGAAAATGCACACTAAGGATGACAACAACCTAGCGATTAATTTATGGGTTGAAGCCGAGCGTGCAATTGAATTATTAAGCAACCAATTAGACAAGCTGATTGATGTAACACAGTGTAAAGTGTTACCCGTTGCCGCCCCATTAGATAAAACAGTAAACGCTTAA
- a CDS encoding acyltransferase, with the protein MLSFLPGPMLYAISLTLLIINTVVWSSLLSIGGIVKLLLPINIIRLGLSHLMNRFMWCWAVCNGGILALISNIEWDVEGLEGLDENSWYLLISNHLSGFDIAAQTYLLRNHIPMLKFFLKQELMYVPIMGLGCWALDMPFMHRTSPAKLRKNPKLKGKDLATTRKACARFKHLPTSIINYVEGSRFTVEKHQRQQSPYQHLLRAKAGGIAFTLSAMGEQFTSLLNVTLVYPDAKADEDILYGVMNGRVKKVVMRVEILPVPEVDPDIYFSEAEYRAEFQRWLNDLWLEKDNQIDGILKQYAEKPITNNKK; encoded by the coding sequence ATGCTATCATTTTTACCTGGCCCAATGTTATACGCAATAAGTCTCACTTTATTGATTATTAACACTGTTGTTTGGAGCTCATTACTGAGTATTGGTGGCATAGTGAAATTACTCCTGCCCATCAACATCATTCGCTTAGGCTTATCTCACCTAATGAACCGCTTTATGTGGTGCTGGGCGGTCTGTAATGGCGGCATTTTAGCATTAATATCTAATATTGAATGGGACGTAGAAGGCCTTGAAGGTCTTGATGAAAATAGCTGGTATTTACTGATAAGTAATCACTTAAGCGGTTTTGATATTGCTGCTCAAACCTATTTACTACGCAATCATATTCCAATGTTAAAGTTCTTTCTGAAACAAGAATTGATGTATGTACCCATTATGGGATTAGGCTGTTGGGCGCTGGATATGCCGTTTATGCATAGAACCAGCCCAGCAAAGTTACGTAAAAATCCTAAATTGAAAGGCAAAGACTTAGCAACAACTCGCAAGGCTTGTGCTCGGTTTAAACATTTACCTACCTCTATTATTAACTATGTTGAAGGTAGTCGCTTCACGGTAGAAAAACATCAACGCCAACAGTCACCTTACCAACATTTGCTACGAGCAAAAGCGGGTGGTATTGCTTTTACCCTTTCGGCAATGGGTGAACAATTTACCAGCCTGCTTAATGTTACTTTAGTGTACCCAGACGCAAAGGCAGATGAAGATATACTTTATGGTGTGATGAATGGTCGCGTCAAAAAAGTGGTTATGAGAGTAGAAATACTTCCCGTCCCTGAGGTTGATCCTGACATTTACTTTTCTGAGGCGGAATATAGGGCCGAATTTCAACGTTGGTTGAATGATTTGTGGTTAGAAAAAGATAACCAAATCGATGGCATTCTCAAGCAATATGCTGAAAAACCTATCACAAACAACAAAAAATAA
- a CDS encoding hemolysin family protein has translation MSFVDNFLIMMGLIAISCFFSMSEIALAAARKIRLQALGEEGDTRAYKVLSLQAHPGSFFTVVQIGLNAVAIMGGIVGEGAFRPYFEGLLSSWVDPDWVSQSSFILSFICVTSLFILFADLMPKRIAMVMPEKVAVTLVAPMMVCITLLKPFVWLFNGLANGLFKLLQIPMIRNDQITHDDIYAIMSAGTEAGVLDKGEQQMMENVFEMQSVPVTSAMTARESLVFFLQQDSEDTIKRKIADEPHSKFLVCNGQLDTILGYVDAKEILLRVINGQSINLKDSSLVHSCLIIPDTLTLSESMEYFKNNRTGFAVVMNEYALVVGIVTTNDLQSAVMGAWSLHESEEQIVSRDDSSWLVDGVTPITDVMRAFNIESFPHSQNYETIAGFIMYMLRKIPKRTDFVNYGGYKFEVVDIDSYKVDQLLVTKIDQP, from the coding sequence ATGAGTTTTGTTGACAATTTTTTAATCATGATGGGCTTAATTGCTATTAGCTGTTTCTTTTCTATGTCTGAAATTGCCTTAGCCGCCGCACGCAAAATTCGCTTACAAGCCCTTGGTGAAGAAGGCGATACTCGCGCGTACAAAGTACTGAGTTTGCAAGCGCATCCGGGCAGTTTTTTTACGGTTGTTCAAATAGGCCTTAATGCCGTAGCCATTATGGGCGGTATTGTCGGTGAAGGTGCATTTAGGCCATATTTTGAAGGTTTATTATCGTCATGGGTCGATCCTGATTGGGTTAGTCAAAGCAGTTTTATATTGTCATTTATCTGCGTGACCTCATTATTTATTCTTTTTGCTGATTTAATGCCAAAACGTATTGCGATGGTAATGCCTGAAAAAGTGGCGGTGACTTTAGTCGCGCCTATGATGGTGTGTATTACCTTGTTAAAACCCTTTGTTTGGCTGTTTAATGGTTTAGCGAATGGCTTGTTCAAATTATTACAAATTCCTATGATCCGGAATGACCAAATTACTCACGATGATATCTACGCGATAATGAGTGCTGGCACTGAAGCGGGAGTGTTAGACAAAGGCGAGCAGCAAATGATGGAGAATGTATTTGAAATGCAGTCCGTCCCCGTTACTTCAGCCATGACTGCCCGTGAAAGTTTAGTGTTTTTTTTACAGCAAGATTCTGAAGATACCATCAAACGTAAAATTGCGGATGAACCTCATAGTAAGTTTTTGGTGTGTAATGGTCAGTTAGACACTATTTTAGGTTATGTCGATGCCAAAGAAATTTTGCTTAGGGTAATTAACGGCCAAAGCATTAATTTAAAAGACAGCTCCTTGGTCCATAGCTGTCTGATTATTCCTGATACGCTAACGTTGTCAGAATCGATGGAGTATTTTAAAAATAATCGCACCGGATTTGCGGTCGTGATGAATGAATATGCCTTGGTGGTTGGCATTGTGACCACCAATGATTTACAAAGTGCAGTGATGGGCGCTTGGTCGTTACATGAAAGCGAAGAGCAAATTGTTAGCCGTGATGACAGTTCATGGTTAGTTGATGGCGTGACACCAATCACTGATGTGATGCGGGCATTTAATATTGAATCATTTCCCCACAGTCAGAACTATGAAACCATCGCGGGCTTTATTATGTATATGTTACGTAAAATCCCTAAACGAACAGATTTTGTTAATTATGGTGGTTATAAATTTGAAGTGGTCGACATTGATTCATACAAAGTCGACCAGTTACTCGTGACTAAAATAGACCAGCCTTAA
- a CDS encoding ligand-binding sensor domain-containing protein gives MNLRIFSLLITCFVFASLSYASPAMALHKGKYGHISEIKFEHFDSQQGLNQNSITKLFTDRAGMLWIGTQDGLHSYNGVDFQIYLKRSGDPESISDNFITDIIQTPDGALWVATFNSGLNRLDLKTGKFTRFNKLDGLTDSQVSHLAVIGDTLWVGTRSGLFMMSLKTHKITSIGLGNSLEPQITSLSNIDDQFVIVGTDRVGTYAIDTNTINRLDIPNEMQVNRIQASSIFAVWLAIDNQIWRYNLDTHQKELIWQRPNTIGQKNDIKDFIVLDASQIWAIGNGSGLIQLDFDGKEWQSQYHKNEAYKQNSLSENNLYSMMLDPNGTLWLGTSFSGIDKINLSHQYFAHLFDSSTSNPRSANMIRAIYRDHKQRLWIGTDRAGLKYLTEDGKYIYLNEQFSALLNIPAAELNMQVNDIIEDSQQTVWFATSIGVFTLDKQDVLSQIKPHNPALQADINFRSLAIDDKNRVWLASILGLYFISKDNQQMLPYNFGFQKEYSPYKHQMLTLHFSDGYLWIGTIGGLVRLNPEEKELVFVSNEPGNPYSLSDNRVRDFLRTSNGDLWVATHGGIDKLTTDYGIFKFERLDVNNDLTINTVYSLLEDNDQNLWLGTNSGISRYNPTTKKFTAFNIHEGLQAYEFNGAARFKDTNGDMWFGGINGLNYFIPSDIPQQRPPIKLALTSYTIGDTSYPVLDLSHTPKINMPYEKQLISFEISALNFSYSNLSQYSYSLTGFDSVWHDLPTGSKITYTNLPLGIINSWCVMH, from the coding sequence TTGAATTTACGCATATTTTCACTATTGATTACTTGCTTTGTCTTTGCATCTTTATCGTATGCATCGCCAGCTATGGCGTTACATAAAGGCAAATATGGTCATATTTCCGAGATCAAATTTGAGCACTTTGATAGTCAGCAAGGACTCAATCAAAACAGTATTACCAAGTTGTTTACGGATAGGGCTGGCATGTTATGGATTGGCACCCAAGATGGCTTGCACAGCTATAATGGTGTCGACTTTCAGATATACCTCAAACGTTCTGGTGATCCTGAATCCATTTCAGATAATTTTATTACTGATATAATTCAAACCCCCGATGGTGCACTTTGGGTGGCAACTTTTAATAGTGGCTTAAATAGACTTGACCTTAAAACGGGTAAATTTACTCGGTTTAATAAGTTAGATGGCCTAACTGATAGCCAAGTATCTCACCTTGCCGTTATTGGTGACACACTTTGGGTAGGCACACGTTCTGGCCTGTTTATGATGTCTCTCAAGACGCATAAAATTACTTCTATTGGTCTAGGTAATAGTTTAGAACCGCAAATAACCAGCTTATCTAATATCGATGACCAGTTTGTCATCGTTGGCACTGATAGAGTGGGCACATATGCCATCGATACCAATACAATTAACCGTTTAGACATTCCAAATGAAATGCAAGTTAACCGAATTCAGGCGAGCTCAATTTTTGCCGTTTGGCTAGCTATTGATAATCAAATCTGGCGTTATAATTTAGACACTCATCAAAAAGAACTTATTTGGCAACGACCTAATACGATTGGACAAAAAAATGATATTAAAGATTTTATTGTACTTGATGCCAGCCAAATATGGGCAATAGGTAATGGTTCTGGGCTGATTCAATTAGATTTTGACGGCAAAGAATGGCAAAGCCAATATCACAAAAATGAAGCTTATAAACAGAATAGCCTAAGTGAAAATAATCTCTATTCCATGATGCTCGACCCAAATGGCACTTTATGGTTAGGGACTAGTTTTTCCGGTATCGATAAAATTAATCTTAGTCATCAATATTTCGCCCATTTATTCGATAGTAGTACCAGCAATCCTCGCTCGGCTAATATGATCCGAGCCATTTATCGCGATCATAAACAACGCTTGTGGATTGGAACGGATAGAGCTGGTCTTAAATATTTAACTGAGGATGGTAAATATATTTATCTTAATGAACAGTTTTCTGCCTTATTGAATATTCCTGCCGCTGAACTCAATATGCAAGTTAACGATATTATTGAAGATAGCCAACAAACGGTATGGTTTGCGACCAGCATTGGGGTATTTACCTTAGATAAACAAGATGTGCTATCACAAATTAAGCCTCACAATCCAGCACTACAAGCTGATATAAATTTTCGTAGCTTAGCCATTGATGATAAAAATAGAGTGTGGTTAGCCAGCATATTAGGGCTGTATTTTATCTCTAAAGATAACCAGCAAATGCTGCCCTATAATTTTGGTTTTCAGAAAGAGTATTCCCCCTATAAACACCAAATGCTAACGTTACATTTCAGTGATGGGTATTTATGGATAGGCACCATAGGTGGCCTGGTCAGACTCAACCCAGAAGAAAAAGAATTAGTTTTTGTGAGTAATGAGCCTGGTAATCCTTATAGTTTAAGCGATAACCGTGTACGAGATTTTCTTCGTACCTCAAATGGCGACCTCTGGGTAGCGACCCATGGCGGCATTGACAAATTAACTACTGACTACGGTATTTTTAAATTTGAACGCTTAGATGTGAATAATGACTTAACCATAAATACTGTTTACAGTTTGCTAGAGGATAACGACCAAAACCTTTGGTTAGGTACCAACTCAGGGATTTCCCGTTATAACCCCACCACAAAAAAATTTACTGCATTTAATATTCATGAAGGGCTGCAAGCATATGAATTTAATGGCGCAGCTCGCTTTAAAGACACTAATGGTGACATGTGGTTTGGTGGCATAAATGGGTTAAATTACTTTATTCCGAGTGATATTCCACAGCAGCGTCCTCCTATAAAGCTAGCGCTCACTAGTTACACTATTGGTGATACCAGTTATCCGGTGTTAGACCTTAGCCACACACCTAAAATTAACATGCCCTATGAGAAGCAACTTATCAGCTTTGAAATAAGCGCACTCAACTTTAGCTACAGCAACTTAAGCCAATACAGTTACTCTTTAACGGGTTTTGATTCTGTATGGCATGATCTTCCAACCGGCAGCAAAATAACCTACACCAATTTACCCCTGGGGATTATAAACTCATGGTGCGTCATGCATTAG
- the ilvY gene encoding HTH-type transcriptional activator IlvY: MDIRSLKLYLHLCDSLHFAKTAEQTHVSPSTLSRAMQRLEEEVGCKLLERDNRSVSLTHAGVEFKHFAEQTLSEWTQLKQRIDPQQNVLRGRLNIFCSVTAAYSHLPSLLDRFRREHPHVEINLTTGDPANAINEVQQNKADIAILAMPDSLAPSIHFSKIDYVPLSIIAPTMPCQVQQMVAQANIEWDKLPFIVPDHGPGRRRADNWFKQMGFKPNIYAQVAGQEAIASMVALGCGVGISPDVVIQNSPVRGRIQMVTSPVEIPGFELGCCCKEKRTDDPIINAFLQVI, from the coding sequence ATGGATATTCGTTCACTCAAGCTTTACTTACATTTATGCGATAGTTTGCATTTTGCCAAAACCGCAGAGCAAACCCATGTTAGTCCATCAACATTAAGTCGTGCGATGCAAAGACTTGAAGAAGAAGTGGGTTGTAAATTGCTGGAGCGAGATAACCGCAGTGTCAGCCTCACCCATGCTGGGGTTGAGTTTAAACATTTTGCCGAACAAACCTTATCTGAATGGACCCAGCTAAAACAGCGTATTGACCCACAACAAAATGTGTTACGAGGGCGATTAAATATTTTTTGCTCGGTTACCGCAGCATATAGCCACTTACCTTCATTATTAGACAGATTTAGACGCGAGCATCCCCATGTCGAAATAAACTTAACCACTGGTGACCCAGCAAATGCCATTAACGAAGTACAACAAAATAAAGCCGATATTGCCATTCTAGCCATGCCAGACAGCCTTGCCCCCAGCATTCACTTTAGCAAAATTGATTATGTGCCTTTATCTATTATCGCGCCCACAATGCCCTGCCAGGTTCAGCAAATGGTGGCACAAGCCAATATTGAATGGGATAAGTTGCCGTTTATTGTGCCTGATCATGGCCCAGGACGTCGTCGTGCTGATAACTGGTTTAAGCAAATGGGTTTCAAGCCGAATATCTACGCTCAAGTTGCTGGGCAAGAAGCGATTGCCTCAATGGTCGCGCTTGGCTGTGGCGTGGGTATTAGCCCTGATGTGGTAATTCAAAATAGTCCCGTGCGGGGACGGATTCAAATGGTGACTTCACCGGTGGAAATTCCAGGGTTTGAGTTAGGCTGTTGTTGCAAAGAAAAACGCACTGACGATCCGATCATCAATGCGTTTTTACAGGTTATTTAA